In Castanea sativa cultivar Marrone di Chiusa Pesio chromosome 6, ASM4071231v1, a single window of DNA contains:
- the LOC142638425 gene encoding cyanidin 3-O-galactoside 2''-O-xylosyltransferase FGGT1-like, translating into MGATSLHLLMYPWFALGHLTSYLHLSNKLAQKGHRISFLIPTKTQSKLQTLNLYPDLITFVPISLPHVDGLPLGAETTSDVPVHLQPLIMTAMDRSESHIELLLRELQPDIVFFDFAHWIPKLVRSLGIRSILYAIVTPLTVFCSSTAYVDNMQQPGSGFPVLSSSSIKLHVHEERALAALKTQNFGSDVLLADRLITSVSQCDALGFRTCREIEGPYIDNLESHFGKPVFLAGPVIPKSATSTGLEEKWIEWLGRFEAGSVIYCAFGSECFLNKDQFQELVLGLELSGWPFLAALKPPCRADSIEEAFPEGFEDRVQGRGMVHGGWVQQLQILEHPSIGCFITHCGLGSLFEALMNKCQLVLLPHICDQFFNARMMSNILKVGVEVEKGEEDGLFTKESVCKAVKIVMEVDSEVGREVRANHAKLRELLSSEDLESSYIDGFCQNLKNLVG; encoded by the coding sequence ATGGGTGCAACATCATTGCACTTGTTAATGTACCCCTGGTTTGCTCTTGGTCACCTTACCTCGTATCTCCACCTTTCAAACAAACTAGCCCAGAAAGGCCATAGAATCTCCTTCTTGATTCCCACCAAAACACAATCAAAGTTACAGACTCTCAACCTCTACCCGGATCTCATCACCTTTGTCCCCATCTCTCTTCCCCATGTAGATGGTCTTCCTCTTGGTGCTGAGACCACTTCCGATGTGCCTGTCCATTTGCAACCACTCATTATGACTGCCATGGATCGCTCTGAGAGTCATATTGAACTTCTTCTTCGTGAACTTCAACCGGACATTGTCTTCTTTGATTTTGCCCATTGGATACCAAAATTAGTCCGCAGCCTAGGTATCAGGTCAATTCTCTACGCCATTGTCACTCCACTTACAGTATTTTGTTCCAGTACTGCATATGTTGACAATATGCAACAGCCTGGGTCTGGTTTTCCAGTATTGTCTTCATCATCCATCAAACTCCATGTCCATGAAGAACGAGCCTTGGCTGCATTAAAGACTCAGAACTTTGGTAGCGATGTCCTTTTAGCTGATCGCCTGATCACAAGCGTAAGTCAATGTGACGCACTAGGATTCAGGACATGTAGAGAAATTGAGGGACCTTATATTGACAATCTTGAAAGCCATTTTGGGAAGCCTGTATTTCTTGCAGGACCAGTCATACCGAAGTCAGCTACTTCTACTGGTTTAGAAGAAAAATGGATTGAGTGGCTAGGAAGATTTGAGGCCGGATCAGTAATATACTGTGCATTTGGAAGTGAGTGCTTCTTAAACAAAGATCAATTCCAGGAATTGGTGTTGGGGTTGGAACTTTCGGGCTGGCCATTTCTGGCAGCACTTAAACCGCCATGCAGGGCTGATTCTATTGAAGAAGCATTTCCAGAAGGGTTTGAAGATAGGGTTCAAGGAAGAGGGATGGTACATGGAGGATGGGTTCAACAACTACAGATTTTAGAGCACCCATCAATAGGGTGTTTCATCACACACTGCGGGTTAGGTTCTTTATTCGAAGCTTTGATGAACAAGTGTCAGCTGGTATTGTTACCGCATATATGTGACCAGTTTTTCAATGCAAGGATGATGAGCAACATTTTGAAGGTTGGAGTCGAAGTTGAGAAAGGTGAAGAAGATGGTTTGTTCACAAAAGAAAGCGTCTGTAAGGCAGTGAAGATTGTGATGGAGGTTGACAGTGAGGTAGGGAGGGAGGTCAGAGCCAATCATGCCAAACTCCGAGAGCTCTTGAGCAGTGAAGATTTAGAATCATCTTATATTGATGGTTTCTGTCAGAATCTCAAAAATTTGGTTGGATAA